A part of Sebastes umbrosus isolate fSebUmb1 chromosome 21, fSebUmb1.pri, whole genome shotgun sequence genomic DNA contains:
- the arhgap12b gene encoding rho GTPase-activating protein 12b isoform X7, with protein sequence MRRAFSVFKGYRRASEDDDEVFVGSPGRKTTSPTGQGRSDSPVYTNLQELKISQSSLPPVPSSSPLHILGDWETHKDLSGRHFYYNRATGERTWKPPRTRDASGSTSSMRGDSQSTVESEPLSSEENCHSTHSSQSDSQYGSPPRGWSEELDEHGHTLYVSEYTQEKWIKHVDEQGRPYYYSSDGSRSEWELPRYNISPQSGEVPKSRSLERKQQDPIVLTKWRHSTYVLDLNDKECATAPKQSSPDSDSCPSSPKHPSTPSEKCGVLNVTKITENGKKVRKNWTSSWTVLQGSSLLFAKGQGGSTSWSYYRSGSIPELLLTLLSNWKRSVKPRPAVSYVNCRPVQAAAKFGGNQSKPEFTVDLRGGSVDWASKDKSSKKHVIELKTRQGTELLIQSEIDSVINDWYRALTETINTHAWESDEAIEEDMPESPGAEKQDKEKDHRDSKKNRVMKTSVSMDSSDQKKTRLKLKKFLTRRPTYQAVRDKGYIKDQVFGCSLTSLCQRENTSVPNFVTMCIDHVENEGLDIDGLYRVSGNLAVIQKLRFAVNHDEKVDLNDSKWEDIHVTTGALKMFFRELPEPLFTYGSFEDFVESIKSSDYKQRVNSIKDLINKLPKPNHDTMQGLFEHLRRVIDHGEANRMTTQSVAIVFGPTLLRPETETGNIAVHMVYQNQIVELILLEYESIFGR encoded by the exons ACAACATCCCCTACAGGCCAGGGCCGGTCTGACTCGCCGGTCTACACCAACCTCCAGGAGCTGAAGATCTCTCAGTCCAGCCTGCCGCCCGTCCCCTCCAGCTCCCCTCTCCACATCCTGGGCGACTGGGAGACCCACAAAGACCTGAGCGGCAGGCATTTCTACTACAACCGCGCCACCGGAGAGCGCACCTGGAAGCCACCGCGCACCAGGGACGCCAGCGGCAGCACCAGCAGTATGCGAGGAGACAGCCAGAGCACGGTGGAGAGTGAG CCGCTGTCCTCagaggaaaactgtcacagcACCCACTCGAGTCAGTCCGACAGCCAGTACGGGTCGCCCCCCAGAGGCTGGTCCGAGGAGCTGGATGAGCACGGACACACTCTCTACGTCTCTGAGTACACACAGGAGAAG TGGATAAAACATGTGGATGAACAAGGCCGGCCCTACTATTACAGCTCTGACGGGTCCAGGTCAGAATGGGAACTACCTAGG tACAACATCTCCCCTCAGTCCGGCGAGGTTCCCAAGAGTCGCAGTCTGGAGAGGAAGCAGCAGGATCCCATCGTCCTCACCAAGTGGAGACACAGCACCTACGTCTTAGACCTCAACGACAAG GAGTGTGCTACGGCGCCCAAGCAGAGCTCTCCAGACTCTGACTCCTGCCCCTCATCTCCTAAGCACCCCTCGACT CCCTCAGAGAAGTGCGGAGTCCTCAATGTCACCAAAATCACAGAGAATGGAAAGAAAGTCAG GAAGAACTGGACCTCGTCGTGGACGGTGCTGCAGGGTTCCTCGCTGCTCTTTGCAAAGGGTCAGGGGGGCAGCACCAGCTGG TCGTACTACCGCAGCGGCTCCATCCCTGAGCTGCTCCTCACTCTCCTTAGCAACTGGAAGCGCTCAGTCAAGCCCCGTCCTGCTGTCTCCTATGTGAACTGTAGGCCTGTGCAGGCTGCCGCT AAGTTTGGGGGCAACCAGTCGAAGCCTGAGTTCACCGTTGATCTGCGAGGGGGGTCGGTGGATTGGGCCTCCAAGGACAAGTCGAGCAAGAAACACGTCATCGAG CTGAAGACTCGTCAAGGGACGGAGCTGCTGATCCAGTCAGAGATCGACAGCGTCATCAACGACTGGTACCGGGCCCTCACCGAGACCATCAACACACAT GCCTGGGAGTCAGATGAGGCCATTGAGGAGGACATGCCCGAGTCTCCAGGAGCTGAGAAACAGGACAAGGAGAAAGACCACCGGGACTCCAAGAAGAACAGAG TGATGAAGACCTCTGTGAGTATGGACTCGTCAGATCAGAAGAAAACCAGGTTGAAGCTCAAGAAGTTCCTGACACGTCGTCCCACCTACCAGGCCGTCAGAGACAAGGGATACATCAAAG ATCAGGTGTTTGGCTGCAGTCTGACCAGTCTGTGCCAGCGAGAGAACACATCAGTGCCCAACTTTGTCACAATGTGTATCGACCACGTGGAGAACGAAG GTCTCGATATTGACGGCTTGTACAGAGTGAGCGGGAACCTGGCGGTCATCCAGAAGCTCCGCTTTGCTGTCAATCACG ATGAGAAGGTGGATCTGAACGACAGCAAGTGGGAGGACATTCACGTCACCACCGGAGCTCTCAAGATGTTCTTCAGGGAGCTCCCCGAGCCTCTCTTCACATACGGATCCTTCGAAGACTTTGTCGAATCCATCA AATCCTCCGACTACAAGCAGCGAGTGAATTCAATCAAAGACTTAATAAACAAGTTGCCAAAACCCAACCACGACACAATGCAAGGCCTCTTCGAACACCTGCGCAG GGTGATTGACCACGGGGAGGCCAACCGAATGACCACCCAGAGCGTGGCCATCGTGTTCGGACCCACGCTGCTCCGGCCCGAGACCGAGACGGGCAACATCGCGGTCCACATGGTCTACCAGAACCAGATAGTGGAGCTCATACTGCTCGAGTACGAAAGCATCTTCGGCAGGTAG